The following are from one region of the Gloeomargarita lithophora Alchichica-D10 genome:
- the glyQ gene encoding glycine--tRNA ligase subunit alpha, with protein MQAALHQFWGGRGCVIVQPYDVEKGAGTMSPHTFLRALGPEPWAVAYVEPCRRPGDGRYGENPNRFQHYFQYQVLIKPSPAGIQETYLASLRCLGIKPEEHDIRFVEDNWESPTLGAWGVGWEVWLDGMEITQFTYFQQCGSLDCHPVAIEITYGLERLAMYLQNVDKILDIRWNDQVNYGQIYLQNEIEQCTYNFQAADPEILFQLFTLYEKSAQQLLTQNLVTPTLDYVLKCSHTFNLLEARGVIAVTERTRYIGRIRQLARHVAQLYVQQREALGFPLQRPSVLSPKPA; from the coding sequence ATGCAGGCGGCACTGCACCAGTTTTGGGGGGGGCGGGGGTGTGTGATTGTCCAACCCTACGATGTGGAAAAAGGGGCGGGCACCATGAGTCCCCACACGTTTTTGCGGGCGTTGGGGCCGGAACCTTGGGCGGTGGCCTATGTGGAACCCTGTCGTCGTCCGGGGGATGGCCGTTATGGGGAAAATCCTAACCGGTTTCAGCATTATTTCCAGTATCAGGTGTTGATTAAACCCTCGCCAGCGGGGATTCAAGAAACCTATTTGGCATCCCTGCGTTGCTTGGGTATCAAACCAGAAGAACACGATATTCGCTTTGTGGAAGACAACTGGGAATCCCCCACCCTGGGTGCCTGGGGCGTGGGTTGGGAAGTGTGGTTGGATGGCATGGAAATTACCCAATTTACCTATTTTCAACAATGTGGTAGCTTAGACTGCCACCCGGTCGCCATTGAGATTACCTATGGATTGGAACGGCTCGCCATGTATCTGCAAAATGTGGATAAAATCCTAGATATTCGCTGGAATGACCAGGTGAACTATGGGCAAATTTATCTGCAAAATGAAATCGAACAATGCACCTACAATTTCCAGGCCGCTGACCCCGAAATCCTTTTTCAACTATTCACCCTCTACGAAAAATCAGCCCAGCAATTGCTCACCCAAAACCTGGTCACCCCCACCCTGGATTATGTGCTGAAATGCTCCCACACGTTTAATTTGCTGGAAGCCCGGGGGGTGATTGCCGTCACGGAACGCACCCGTTATATTGGCCGGATTCGCCAACTCGCCCGTCACGTCGCCCAACTGTATGTCCAACAACGGGAAGCCTTAGGATTTCCCTTGCAACGGCCTAGCGTCCTGTCCCCCAAACCGGCATAA
- a CDS encoding thioredoxin family protein: MARTPSVMVDLGTPAPEFHLPDVVTGNTISLDTFTGKTGLLVMFICRHCPYVKHIQDQLAQLGRDYQNQDLGIVAISSNDAEKYPDDAPESLKEMAETLGFTFPFCYDATQSVAKAYQAACTPDFYLFDRQQKLVYRGQLDDSRPKSDPPIPVTGKDLRAALDALLSGQAIPTEQRASIGCNIKWQPGNEPDYYKTA, from the coding sequence ATGGCACGCACCCCGTCAGTCATGGTGGATTTGGGCACCCCCGCCCCGGAATTTCACCTACCGGATGTGGTCACCGGCAATACGATTAGCTTGGACACTTTTACGGGCAAAACCGGTTTATTGGTGATGTTTATTTGCCGCCATTGCCCCTACGTGAAACACATCCAAGACCAGTTGGCACAGTTGGGACGAGATTATCAAAATCAAGATTTAGGCATCGTGGCGATCAGTTCCAATGATGCGGAAAAATACCCGGATGATGCCCCAGAATCCCTCAAGGAAATGGCCGAAACCTTGGGATTTACCTTCCCTTTTTGCTACGATGCCACCCAATCGGTCGCCAAAGCCTACCAAGCCGCCTGTACCCCGGATTTTTACCTGTTTGACCGCCAGCAAAAACTGGTCTATCGGGGGCAATTGGATGACAGCCGCCCCAAAAGCGACCCGCCGATTCCCGTCACCGGCAAAGACCTGCGAGCCGCCCTGGATGCCCTGCTCAGCGGTCAAGCCATCCCCACCGAGCAACGAGCCAGCATCGGTTGCAACATCAAATGGCAACCGGGGAACGAGCCGGATTATTACAAAACCGCCTAA
- a CDS encoding phycobilisome linker polypeptide gives MFYGSASAGVSGLIEANQRLFRYEVVGLRQSDQSDRRTFPIRKSGSVFVTVPYNRMNEEMRRITRLGGKIVGIAALGSANGQPG, from the coding sequence ATGTTTTATGGGTCAGCTAGTGCCGGAGTATCCGGTTTGATCGAAGCCAACCAGCGTTTGTTTCGTTACGAAGTGGTGGGTCTGCGCCAGAGCGACCAGAGTGACCGCCGCACGTTTCCCATCCGCAAAAGTGGCAGTGTGTTTGTCACCGTGCCCTACAACCGGATGAATGAAGAAATGCGCCGGATTACCCGCTTGGGGGGCAAAATTGTCGGGATTGCCGCCCTGGGGAGTGCCAACGGCCAACCGGGGTGA
- a CDS encoding NotI family restriction endonuclease, giving the protein MSNNPLAEVFGFPSNTFSEKAERYRRNKLCPYNNKVPNCTKDKANNPLGVCSIYHRNSPVITCPVRFRQNWLIAENAATFFFGNQANWTSLTEVRLKDANGQSAGNIDVVLVSYDDRGRVIDFGAVEIQAVYISGNVRKPFETYMNNPQDWENIDWSRLADYYPTPDYLSSSRKRLTPQLLYKGAILHGWNKKQAVVVQKSFFETLPNLPRVEQQQAEIAWHLYDLQRQDDQFDLALNNIFYTEYWSAINRISTPESGRLEDFMEILQQKLDDKLENPPDTQTILDIPLQ; this is encoded by the coding sequence ATGTCAAACAATCCCCTGGCCGAGGTCTTTGGTTTTCCCAGTAACACCTTCTCAGAGAAAGCAGAACGCTATCGACGAAACAAGCTTTGTCCGTATAACAACAAAGTGCCCAATTGTACCAAGGACAAGGCTAACAACCCATTAGGGGTATGTAGCATTTATCACAGGAATTCTCCTGTCATCACTTGCCCAGTCCGATTTAGGCAAAACTGGTTGATTGCTGAGAATGCGGCAACCTTCTTCTTTGGGAATCAGGCAAACTGGACTTCTTTAACAGAGGTTCGGCTGAAGGATGCTAACGGACAATCAGCAGGCAACATTGATGTTGTACTGGTTTCTTACGATGATCGAGGAAGAGTGATAGATTTTGGGGCTGTGGAGATACAGGCTGTTTACATATCTGGAAATGTACGTAAACCTTTCGAGACATACATGAACAACCCTCAAGATTGGGAGAATATAGATTGGTCAAGATTAGCGGATTATTACCCAACTCCAGACTATCTGTCATCATCACGCAAGCGATTGACTCCTCAACTGTTGTATAAAGGTGCAATTCTGCATGGATGGAACAAAAAGCAGGCTGTTGTTGTCCAGAAGAGCTTCTTTGAAACGTTACCCAATTTGCCAAGAGTTGAGCAACAGCAGGCTGAGATTGCTTGGCATCTTTATGATTTGCAGCGGCAGGATGATCAGTTTGATTTAGCCTTAAATAATATTTTTTATACAGAGTATTGGTCGGCAATTAACCGAATCTCTACTCCAGAATCTGGAAGGTTAGAAGATTTTATGGAAATACTTCAACAGAAGCTAGATGATAAATTGGAAAACCCACCAGATACGCAAACGATTTTAGATATACCTTTACAGTAA
- a CDS encoding HEAT repeat domain-containing protein, with product MTVAEAIAQLQAPDLSQRYYAAWWLGRFRVKVAVPILIQALQDESDRTELGGYPLRRNAARALGQIGDPQAIPGLLACLGVADFQLRSAAATALGLLGATQAIPDLVSLLMATEVPSALGTEELPQPYPAILLALGRLNAQVARPQIQSFLTHPLPRVRSVALCTMYLLTQDSDYVQQLLVLINRAETRLQRVMLADLGETGYLPVAAAMVQAQAEPSFKLMGLHRLLSQWLSTQPQPPDWAAAGTVFRLMDQLL from the coding sequence GTGACGGTCGCTGAAGCGATTGCCCAACTCCAAGCCCCGGATTTGAGCCAACGGTACTATGCCGCCTGGTGGTTGGGGCGGTTTCGGGTCAAGGTGGCAGTTCCCATCTTGATCCAGGCTTTGCAGGATGAGTCCGACCGCACGGAGTTGGGGGGCTATCCCCTGCGCCGCAATGCCGCCCGTGCCCTGGGGCAAATTGGTGACCCGCAGGCGATACCCGGCTTGTTGGCTTGTTTGGGGGTGGCGGACTTTCAACTGCGCTCAGCGGCGGCGACTGCCTTGGGATTATTAGGGGCAACCCAGGCGATTCCCGACTTGGTGAGTCTGTTGATGGCTACAGAAGTCCCCTCTGCCCTGGGGACGGAGGAATTGCCCCAACCCTACCCGGCGATTCTGCTGGCTTTGGGACGGTTAAATGCCCAGGTTGCTCGCCCCCAAATTCAATCTTTCTTAACCCATCCCCTGCCCCGGGTGCGGAGTGTCGCTTTATGTACGATGTATTTACTGACCCAGGACTCGGATTATGTGCAGCAGTTGTTAGTTTTAATCAACCGGGCGGAAACCCGCCTGCAAAGGGTAATGTTGGCGGATTTGGGAGAAACCGGTTATCTGCCGGTGGCGGCGGCGATGGTGCAGGCGCAGGCGGAACCCAGTTTTAAGCTGATGGGTTTGCACCGTTTGCTCAGCCAGTGGTTAAGTACCCAACCCCAGCCCCCGGATTGGGCGGCGGCGGGGACGGTGTTTCGTTTGATGGATCAGTTATTGTAG
- a CDS encoding four-carbon acid sugar kinase family protein, with the protein MTRPKLLVLDDDPTGSQTVHGCLLLLRWDVESLTMALQDESPLLFILGNTRARTPEMAAQVTQEICQNLRQVLGADLLKNYLVISRSDSTLRGHYPLEIEVINQELGGFDAHLLIPAFIEGGRITQESVHYLLVNGAPVPVDQTEFAKDSVFGYQSAYLPAYVEEKTAGRISSKDVVRFTLDNIRSGCDELLLSLQNNACGVVDAVTHNDLNLFAQALERTHQQGKRWLLRSAAGIVSALAQLPPQPVAPESMSQYVRGSLPGVVIVGSHVQLSTQQVQHLLQQEHVQGIELAIAQLLQGKTPLDVVEMAVKSITATLNQGLIPVLYTPRQELRFPDTQTRLHFGKQVAEVTSLLVHHLPSEIGFLVSKGGITSNEILSHGLNLTAVRLLGQIAPGINVICTPVNHPQFPNLPVVIVPGNVGGIDVLTRIVQNFNRKLSQN; encoded by the coding sequence ATGACCCGCCCCAAATTACTGGTTTTGGATGACGACCCCACCGGCTCCCAGACCGTGCATGGCTGTTTGCTCCTCCTGCGCTGGGATGTGGAAAGTTTGACAATGGCATTACAGGACGAGTCGCCCCTGCTCTTTATCCTGGGCAATACCCGCGCCCGTACCCCCGAAATGGCCGCCCAGGTTACCCAAGAAATTTGCCAAAATCTGCGGCAGGTATTGGGGGCGGATTTGCTCAAAAATTACCTCGTCATCAGCCGTTCCGATTCCACATTGCGGGGGCATTATCCCCTGGAAATTGAGGTGATCAACCAAGAATTAGGGGGTTTTGATGCCCATTTGCTCATTCCTGCCTTTATTGAAGGGGGGAGAATTACCCAAGAAAGTGTGCATTATTTGCTGGTAAATGGGGCACCGGTGCCCGTGGATCAAACGGAATTTGCCAAGGATTCGGTCTTTGGGTATCAATCCGCCTATTTGCCCGCTTATGTTGAGGAAAAAACCGCGGGTCGGATTAGTAGTAAAGATGTGGTGCGTTTCACCTTAGATAACATTCGTTCCGGCTGTGATGAATTGTTATTGAGCTTGCAAAATAATGCCTGTGGGGTGGTGGATGCGGTTACCCACAATGACCTAAATTTATTTGCCCAAGCCCTGGAGCGCACGCATCAACAGGGGAAACGCTGGTTACTCCGTTCGGCGGCGGGAATTGTCAGTGCCTTAGCCCAATTACCGCCCCAACCCGTTGCCCCCGAATCCATGTCCCAATATGTCCGGGGAAGCCTACCCGGCGTGGTGATTGTCGGTTCCCATGTGCAACTTTCCACCCAGCAGGTTCAGCATTTACTCCAACAAGAGCATGTGCAGGGCATTGAATTAGCAATTGCCCAACTACTCCAAGGCAAAACCCCCTTGGATGTGGTAGAGATGGCCGTAAAGTCAATCACAGCTACCTTAAACCAAGGGTTAATCCCCGTCCTTTATACCCCCCGCCAGGAATTGCGATTTCCCGATACTCAAACCCGTTTACATTTTGGGAAACAGGTGGCGGAAGTTACCTCTTTGTTGGTGCATCATTTACCCTCAGAAATAGGCTTTCTGGTCAGCAAAGGGGGGATCACGTCTAATGAAATTCTCAGCCACGGTTTGAATTTAACCGCAGTGCGTTTGCTGGGTCAAATTGCGCCTGGAATTAACGTGATTTGCACGCCGGTCAACCATCCCCAATTCCCCAATTTGCCCGTAGTGATCGTACCGGGAAATGTGGGCGGGATTGACGTTTTGACCAGGATTGTGCAAAATTTTAACCGCAAATTATCCCAAAACTAA
- a CDS encoding YbaB/EbfC family nucleoid-associated protein — translation MTQGKGFGFGLGKMKEFADAIKKAQQVQEGAIQMQQELDSMEIVGEAAEGAVKVILSGNQEPRRVEIAPTALEKGAEELAALVLTALKSAYEQSTATMKQKMDDLTGGLGLPGV, via the coding sequence ATGACTCAGGGAAAAGGGTTTGGCTTTGGGCTGGGCAAGATGAAGGAATTTGCCGATGCCATCAAAAAGGCGCAACAAGTCCAAGAAGGCGCCATCCAAATGCAACAGGAATTGGACAGCATGGAAATTGTGGGCGAGGCCGCCGAGGGGGCTGTGAAAGTGATCCTCAGCGGCAATCAAGAACCCCGGCGGGTGGAAATTGCCCCGACTGCCCTGGAGAAAGGTGCTGAGGAATTAGCCGCATTGGTACTTACTGCCCTCAAATCCGCCTACGAGCAATCCACCGCCACCATGAAACAAAAAATGGATGACCTCACGGGCGGTTTAGGCTTGCCAGGGGTTTAG
- a CDS encoding DNA adenine methylase, which translates to MNQIELFDTNSLQEKQHIVNVATVPQRSPFRYAGGKTWLIPRIRQWLLKHGGLNKELIEPFVGGGIVSLTAAFEGLVGQVIMVEKDEGVAAVWRTILEDDAEWLADTIKNFHLTPENARRAIEASDQSLKSLAFATVVKNRVNRGGILADGASFIKQGENGKGITSRWYPETLQKRILAISQMKHKIKFIEGDGFEICEQNAHRRDAIYFIDPPYIKAGRRLYRYSTINHKGLFELADKLQGDFLISYDNTQEVQGLAGYYGFTTRPISMKNTHHAEKTELLIGRDLSWFLG; encoded by the coding sequence ATGAATCAAATTGAATTATTTGATACTAACTCTTTACAAGAAAAACAGCATATAGTGAACGTTGCTACTGTGCCTCAGCGTAGTCCCTTTCGTTACGCTGGGGGTAAGACTTGGTTAATTCCGAGAATTAGACAGTGGCTATTAAAACATGGTGGTTTAAACAAAGAATTGATTGAGCCTTTTGTGGGTGGCGGAATTGTAAGCCTAACGGCTGCCTTTGAAGGTTTAGTTGGTCAAGTCATAATGGTAGAAAAAGATGAGGGTGTAGCTGCTGTATGGCGAACCATTTTAGAAGATGACGCTGAATGGTTAGCAGATACTATTAAGAATTTTCATTTAACTCCAGAAAACGCAAGAAGAGCAATTGAAGCCTCGGATCAATCTCTAAAGTCTCTTGCTTTCGCTACCGTTGTGAAAAACCGTGTTAATCGAGGTGGAATTCTTGCAGACGGTGCAAGTTTCATTAAGCAAGGAGAAAATGGCAAAGGCATAACATCACGCTGGTATCCCGAAACCCTTCAAAAGCGGATACTTGCTATTTCGCAAATGAAACACAAAATTAAATTTATTGAAGGAGATGGATTTGAGATTTGTGAACAAAATGCTCATCGGAGAGATGCTATTTATTTTATTGATCCACCCTATATCAAAGCAGGCCGAAGGCTATATCGATATTCAACAATTAATCATAAGGGTTTGTTTGAACTTGCTGATAAACTGCAAGGAGACTTTTTAATAAGCTATGATAATACTCAAGAAGTACAAGGTTTAGCAGGATATTACGGCTTTACTACAAGACCTATCTCCATGAAAAATACACACCATGCAGAAAAAACAGAATTACTAATCGGACGTGATCTATCGTGGTTTTTAGGATAA